The nucleotide sequence TGCCGCGTTTAACCCGAGCCTGCCGCCACTCCAGGTAGCACTGATTCATATGAATATGACGGGCTATCCGCTGTCAGATATTGTTGAAGCTGCTTTGGTTGAGCAGAAGGATTCTGCAATCAGCTTGCTGGCTGATACCCAGAATACGCTGGAAACCTTCAACCCTGACATGCCGCTCTCTTACGCCGCCATCTGATGACAAACTAAAAATACCTTGCAGCCGGCAAAGCACTCTGTTTTGTCGGCTTTTTTATCAATTAACAATTTCTTCTATGCACTCATCAGAGTATGATTTCAGATTATTTTTTCTGAATGACACCTTATGACTCATCGACACAACCCGATTCAGGGCGCTTGCTGGATGCTGACAGCCGGAATGGCGTTTGCCGTAGTGAATAGCATGGCGCAATACCTGAGTGTGACCTTTCATTTACCATCGACCACAGTCGGCTTGATTCAATATTTTATCGCTCTTCTTGTCATGCTTCCCTGGCTGCACAGCATCGGTCTTCGTCAGGCTCTGAAAACACAACATTTTGGTATGCACTGTTTCCGCGTGTTTTTGTCTGTGATCGGGATTCAATTGTGGTTATGGGCGCTGGCGTACCCTGTTCCAATCTGGCAAGGCATTGCACTACTGATGACATCGCCTCTGTTTGCCACTGTTGGTTCGGGTTTGCTGCTGAAAGAAAAGGTTGGCTTTGTTCGCTGGATGGCAACACTGGCTGGCTTTGCCGGTGCGATGATCATTTTGGAGCCGTGGGCCGATAATTTCAATCTGGCTTCATTGCTACCTGTTGGCGCCGCTTTCTTCTGGGCGAGTTATTCGCTGATGGTGAAGAAGATGTCATATCACGACTCCCCGACGACTATGGTTGTCTACCTGCTAGTGCTGATCACGCCTTTTAACCTTTTTCTTGCGGCGCCTGATTTCACTCTGCCTGTGGGTCAGCACACCTGGGTTCTGCTAGTCGGTGCCGGGTTATTTACCGCACTGGCGAACTGGGCCATTGCTAAAGCCTACGCCATTGCTGACGCCTCTTTCGTACAGCCTTTCGACCATGCCAAACTGCCTTTGAACGTGCTGGCCGGATTTATCGTCTTCGGATGGGTGCCACCCGGGCGACTTTGGCTGGGAGCCGCGGTTATTATCGCCTCAGTCGCTTTCATCACACAGTGGGAGCGAAGAAAACCGATGTTACAGGCGGCGACAATTAATGAAGCAGCTTAACTAAAAGATACCCAAACGACTTGACGTTGCAGGTAGGCGGCAAGTAAGTGAAGCCCCATGAGCACAGATAACTATGTGATTGGGGTGAGGGAACGCAGCCAACACCGCTGCGGCATCAAGTAGGGCGGGTATACAAAAAAGCTGGCATTTCGCCAGCTTTTTTGATTGATACGGCTTGATGAATGATGCCGAATCAGAAACGTACTCTGACACCCATCGCCGCTTCCAGCTCTACATCAACATCTTCCACCATATACAGCGTCGGCCCGACTTCACCATAGAGTTCGAACTGATTTACAGGCAGTTCCAGACCAATACCGGAACGGATACCCAATTTGTCATAACGGTTATCAACATACTGCGCACCAACAAATGTATATCCCATGTTCAGTTGCGGATTTCTTGTCAGTGTTCCCAGGTTAAACGTTTTATCCACCGCAAAACCAAATTCGTCCAAACCCAGCGAAAAGCGCAGGTCATTCTGTTTGTACTGCACACCACTCATTGGCGAACCAAGAAAAATACCTGCTGATTGCGACGCCAAAGCAGACGTAGACAAACCGCACAACAAAATACCAATCAACGACTTCTTCATGTTACTGTCCGTTTTCCCTGAATTGCGCTCTAAAAACCTTAGATTATACTGATAGAGCTCTCTTTAAGCTTGTCACTCTACTGTATCTGCAATATCGCGGCAATACGAACCGATAACCATACAAATGACAAATATTTGACATAACAGCTGTCAAATAATTACAGCTAAACGCATCATCATTCGGCGGAAATCATTGTTCTCAAAACATAATGCAAAATTCCTCCAGCCTTGAGGTACGCCATTTCTGTTCGGGTATCAACCCGGGCTTTTACGCTATATTGTGATTCCTGTCCCTGTTCATTGGTGATTTCCAGCGTGAGTTTAGCCCCCGGCGACAAGCTATCAATGCCCTTCAGGTGTATTTTTTCCTTGCCGGTTAACGACAATGAAGCCAGTAAACCTTCAGGG is from Photobacterium sp. TLY01 and encodes:
- a CDS encoding DMT family transporter, with protein sequence MTHRHNPIQGACWMLTAGMAFAVVNSMAQYLSVTFHLPSTTVGLIQYFIALLVMLPWLHSIGLRQALKTQHFGMHCFRVFLSVIGIQLWLWALAYPVPIWQGIALLMTSPLFATVGSGLLLKEKVGFVRWMATLAGFAGAMIILEPWADNFNLASLLPVGAAFFWASYSLMVKKMSYHDSPTTMVVYLLVLITPFNLFLAAPDFTLPVGQHTWVLLVGAGLFTALANWAIAKAYAIADASFVQPFDHAKLPLNVLAGFIVFGWVPPGRLWLGAAVIIASVAFITQWERRKPMLQAATINEAA